A segment of the Pseudoalteromonas sp. DL-6 genome:
CTTCGCATTCTATTTCACTGATGGAATTTTACTTAAAAAGAAATACCCATACCTCGCTTAACCGTGATGCCATTACTTTAGCTTCATTGGTTTATAATATTGGGGTATTACCAATTTTGACTGAGGCTGAGCGACACCCTGAAGTATTTGCTAATCCGAGCTTTTTAGCGCATGCAATTCAACGCTTAAGCGGTAAAATTGGCGGCTCAATTATGAAAGCATGGGAATTCCCAGATGTGTTTGTAGAAGTTGCACAACATTGGGCCGATGTTAACTATCGCTCGACTGAGGTTAGCTATATCGATTTTATTCGTATCGGCGCAATCCTTGAAGGCACTTTACAAGTATCAGATAAATCTGCGGCGCTACAAACCTACATTGATAAAGGCATTATTCCTTCTTTAGAGATGTTAGAGAGTGAAGAGTATCTGCATTTGGTTGAAGACGTAAAAGAAATGTTCAGCTAAAATTTTGAATAATAAAAAGCACGATTAGTATCGTGCTTTTTATATGTGATGCTATTTAATAAAGCTTTTACGCTAAATCGTCGGCATCACCTAAGCCTTGAGTAAGCTCTTCAAGAAGCTGCTTTATTTCCTCAGATGCAAGAATGAAGTCTGCGTCTAGCTTAACCGCCATATCTTCTTTTGGAATATCTGCATTTTCTTCTTTAAGTGTTTCACTGTAGCTTAAACGTTTAATTGAACCATCGTTTTGTAGCATAAACTTAACGCGCTCTTGCCAATCAAGGGCAAGCTTAGTCACGCGTTTACCACTTTCAAGGTGCGATTTCACTTCGTCACACGATAAGTCATGGCCTTTAAGCTTAACTTGGGCACCACTGTCATCCGCTTCTTCAAGTTCAGCATCTGAGCCAATCGCAAAGCCCTCAGGTGTACTAAAGTTAGTAAGCCAGTCAGTTAAAAATACATCTAAATCATAGTTAGCAAACGCAGGAACAACCGGTAACGTGCCTAACGATTTACGTAATAACGCCAAAAGTTCTTCAGCTTTATTAAAGCTTGCACTATTAACTACAACCCAACCATTTTCTTGGTCTATGAACGCAAACTGTAGGCTCGACTTTTTAAATGCTTGTGGCAGTAGCGTGTGTAAGATGTTTTCTTTTAATTCATCTTTTTCTTTTTTCTTTACAGGGCGATTTTCTTCGGCTTCAATCTGATCTACTTTTTCAGCGACAAGCTCATTTATTACAGACGCGGGTAACACTTTCTCTTCACGCTTGGCACACACTAAAATACTTTTTTGTGAGAAGTGAGACAGCGTTTCACCATGCTTACCAAATGCTTTTGTCCAGCCAAATGTTGCCAACTCTTGGCCAGTGCAGGGACGAAATAGATCTTGTTCTAACGCCTTATCAAAGTCTTCTTGAGAGTACGAAACGTCTTGTTTAAAGCGATAGCATATAAGGTTACTAAACCACATAGGGAAATGATCCATTTAAAAAATTTGTGCAATCATAGCAATAAAAGCCGCTTCTAGAAACGGCTGATTTTACTTAGTCGAGTTTAAAAAGTGGCAGGGGGGATGACATGTTTTTAGGGAACGAAATTCGGTAATGTAATCCTTGGTTAGGTTCGCTACTGACTTCAATTTTGCCATTGAGTGTTTGTTTTACAAGGTTAAAAATAATGTGAGCACCTAAGCCACTGCCACCTTCATCACGTTTTGTGGTAAAGAATGGGTCAAATAAACGCTTAAGTTGAGCTGGTTTCAAACCGATACCATTATCTTGGTAATTAATAACTAAGTCGTTTTCATCGGTGTTTACATCTATGGTAATTTGGCCGCTGTTTATATTTTCAAAGCCATGCACTAATGAATTCATAATTAAGTTAGTAAATATTTGGCTGATCACCCCTGCTGGTAAATTAATAATTAAATCATCCGGGCAA
Coding sequences within it:
- a CDS encoding HDOD domain-containing protein; this encodes MSTENALLTILVDRINNDTLVLPTLPEVAIKVRQAADNPDVNLMQMSDAIAHDPALSARMIKVANSAIMGRAVKVSNLHQAVTRIGLRQIKNIATAMAMEQLFVSNNELIKGYMGKAWHKTLHVASHSISLMEFYLKRNTHTSLNRDAITLASLVYNIGVLPILTEAERHPEVFANPSFLAHAIQRLSGKIGGSIMKAWEFPDVFVEVAQHWADVNYRSTEVSYIDFIRIGAILEGTLQVSDKSAALQTYIDKGIIPSLEMLESEEYLHLVEDVKEMFS
- the rdgC gene encoding recombination-associated protein RdgC — encoded protein: MWFSNLICYRFKQDVSYSQEDFDKALEQDLFRPCTGQELATFGWTKAFGKHGETLSHFSQKSILVCAKREEKVLPASVINELVAEKVDQIEAEENRPVKKKEKDELKENILHTLLPQAFKKSSLQFAFIDQENGWVVVNSASFNKAEELLALLRKSLGTLPVVPAFANYDLDVFLTDWLTNFSTPEGFAIGSDAELEEADDSGAQVKLKGHDLSCDEVKSHLESGKRVTKLALDWQERVKFMLQNDGSIKRLSYSETLKEENADIPKEDMAVKLDADFILASEEIKQLLEELTQGLGDADDLA